Proteins encoded in a region of the Isosphaeraceae bacterium EP7 genome:
- a CDS encoding PEP-CTERM sorting domain-containing protein (PEP-CTERM proteins occur, often in large numbers, in the proteomes of bacteria that also encode an exosortase, a predicted intramembrane cysteine proteinase. The presence of a PEP-CTERM domain at a protein's C-terminus predicts cleavage within the sorting domain, followed by covalent anchoring to some some component of the (usually Gram-negative) cell surface. Many PEP-CTERM proteins exhibit an unusual sequence composition that includes large numbers of potential glycosylation sites. Expression of one such protein has been shown restore the ability of a bacterium to form floc, a type of biofilm.), with protein sequence MLSSWKRFAAKSLTLVAISVFASESEASNLVTSYDQWRTFPDQSITVPGDTPFQGLTFQSGNTSMAGKIPEFVPSPDDFPVFTGTRHPFTATDQGSFLMFVHFDRPEGGESSSEPLRVYLAIKGTFQGQLGGYSVDPRKDYPSIGGKYTGNVESVRVSGMTLDGQLRSAEITDPKQVVDPALIASVVEGTNIPASLVDAFLHLDRYSVKGDIGVKSTNFKRQLNLTLAATSPAPEPVPEPTTLLTFAALIGGLAYRRLRPHATPASA encoded by the coding sequence GCCTCACCCTCGTCGCGATCTCTGTGTTCGCCTCGGAGTCCGAAGCCTCCAATCTGGTCACGAGTTACGACCAATGGAGGACGTTCCCCGACCAGTCGATCACGGTTCCCGGAGACACACCCTTCCAGGGCCTCACGTTCCAGTCCGGCAACACATCGATGGCGGGCAAGATCCCGGAGTTCGTCCCTTCCCCGGACGACTTTCCCGTATTTACCGGGACGAGGCATCCGTTCACCGCGACGGATCAGGGATCGTTCCTCATGTTCGTCCATTTCGACCGTCCTGAAGGGGGTGAATCCTCGTCGGAACCCTTACGCGTCTATCTCGCGATCAAGGGGACATTCCAAGGCCAGCTCGGCGGCTATTCCGTTGACCCGAGGAAGGATTATCCTTCGATCGGCGGCAAATACACCGGCAACGTCGAATCGGTCCGGGTCAGCGGGATGACGCTCGACGGCCAGCTTCGCTCCGCCGAGATCACCGACCCCAAGCAGGTGGTCGACCCCGCCCTGATCGCCAGCGTCGTCGAAGGCACCAACATCCCCGCGTCGTTGGTCGACGCCTTCCTGCACCTCGACCGCTACAGCGTCAAGGGTGATATCGGCGTCAAGTCCACAAACTTCAAGCGGCAGCTCAATCTGACCCTCGCCGCCACCTCTCCCGCCCCCGAGCCGGTGCCCGAGCCCACCACCCTCCTCACCTTCGCGGCGCTCATCGGCGGCCTCGCCTATCGTCGGCTCCGCCCTCACGCCACCCCAGCCTCGGCCTGA
- a CDS encoding PEP-CTERM sorting domain-containing protein (PEP-CTERM proteins occur, often in large numbers, in the proteomes of bacteria that also encode an exosortase, a predicted intramembrane cysteine proteinase. The presence of a PEP-CTERM domain at a protein's C-terminus predicts cleavage within the sorting domain, followed by covalent anchoring to some some component of the (usually Gram-negative) cell surface. Many PEP-CTERM proteins exhibit an unusual sequence composition that includes large numbers of potential glycosylation sites. Expression of one such protein has been shown restore the ability of a bacterium to form floc, a type of biofilm.): MGLTQLDPAATIAAIPSACIFDTVVGSMQGAHGCDLMLSSRMLPTTALVLALLGSIAPATPASASTLVTFWDQRHIFSENSYQLSADPSFGGTAIKGERGIAGVFGPRYTSDGMSDGTLWHATDSNSFAIIANFIVPSDTQNDTGRRVWVTLEGSYTGDLTGGDRFGRMSGSYTGQVNSIHLGGSTLDGERVSLDITDPSKPIDYTAVSRSIEGTDVPLALIDGFLHLNRYSISGYIGGGHYDVRLLTLNIAGGPAPEPVPEPATLLTFAALLGGLAYRQFRSNASPVPAV; encoded by the coding sequence TTGGGATTGACACAACTCGATCCCGCGGCGACCATCGCCGCGATTCCCTCCGCGTGCATCTTCGACACGGTCGTCGGATCGATGCAGGGGGCGCACGGATGCGACCTAATGCTCTCCTCGCGGATGCTCCCGACGACAGCCCTCGTCCTCGCCCTGCTCGGCTCAATCGCCCCGGCAACCCCTGCTTCGGCCTCAACCCTGGTCACCTTCTGGGATCAGCGACACATCTTCAGTGAGAATTCATACCAGCTCTCGGCTGACCCCTCGTTCGGTGGCACGGCGATCAAGGGGGAGCGAGGGATTGCAGGTGTATTCGGCCCGCGATACACGTCAGACGGCATGTCAGACGGTACCCTGTGGCACGCGACCGACTCGAATTCGTTCGCCATCATTGCAAACTTCATCGTCCCCTCGGACACCCAGAACGATACGGGCCGCCGAGTCTGGGTCACGCTCGAAGGCTCCTACACCGGGGACCTGACAGGCGGAGACCGGTTTGGCAGGATGAGCGGCTCCTATACCGGCCAGGTCAATTCCATTCACCTCGGTGGCTCGACCCTCGACGGAGAACGAGTCTCCCTCGACATCACAGATCCCTCGAAGCCCATCGATTACACCGCAGTCTCCCGATCCATCGAGGGAACGGACGTCCCGCTTGCCCTGATCGACGGCTTCCTTCATCTCAACCGCTACAGCATCTCCGGCTACATCGGCGGCGGCCACTACGATGTCCGCCTGCTCACCCTGAACATCGCCGGCGGCCCCGCCCCCGAGCCGGTCCCCGAGCCCGCCACGCTCCTCACCTTCGCGGCCCTGCTGGGTGGCCTCGCATACCGCCAGTTCCGCAGCAACGCGAGCCCAGTACCAGCCGTCTGA
- a CDS encoding PEP-CTERM sorting domain-containing protein (PEP-CTERM proteins occur, often in large numbers, in the proteomes of bacteria that also encode an exosortase, a predicted intramembrane cysteine proteinase. The presence of a PEP-CTERM domain at a protein's C-terminus predicts cleavage within the sorting domain, followed by covalent anchoring to some some component of the (usually Gram-negative) cell surface. Many PEP-CTERM proteins exhibit an unusual sequence composition that includes large numbers of potential glycosylation sites. Expression of one such protein has been shown restore the ability of a bacterium to form floc, a type of biofilm.), translated as MTTSWMCRTASLLVLTLIGAIAPVSPASASTLVTYYDKMRNFDNDSAPVSADPSFAGTTIALNYGPISTGVLSDLTYSPIDGRYRGTDQGTFTVFTYFNRPISGRRDSFDPDPSDPFPPYVAISGTYIGQIVGGGVEDRAGGSYTVQVNHLYLSGMTADGDHLSIDTSDPSKPIDYNAVSRLLEGRDIPLALVDGYLHLDRYSGTGSITDGHRSTKLLTLTIAGGPAPEPVPEPATVLTFVALIGGLAYRRFNSPASPAPDC; from the coding sequence ATGACCACGTCATGGATGTGTCGCACCGCGAGTCTCCTCGTCCTCACCCTGATCGGCGCGATCGCCCCGGTGTCACCCGCCTCGGCATCGACCCTCGTCACCTACTACGACAAGATGCGCAACTTCGACAATGATTCGGCCCCCGTTTCGGCCGATCCATCGTTTGCCGGCACAACGATCGCGCTGAACTATGGCCCCATTTCGACAGGTGTTCTGTCCGATTTGACATACTCGCCGATCGATGGCCGATATCGCGGGACCGACCAGGGGACCTTCACGGTTTTCACCTACTTCAATCGCCCGATCAGCGGTCGGCGTGATTCTTTCGATCCTGATCCGAGCGATCCCTTCCCGCCGTATGTCGCGATCAGCGGCACTTATATCGGGCAAATCGTCGGAGGTGGTGTTGAGGACAGAGCCGGTGGCAGCTATACCGTCCAGGTCAACCATCTCTACCTCTCCGGAATGACTGCCGACGGGGACCACCTCTCAATCGACACCTCCGACCCCTCGAAGCCCATCGATTACAACGCAGTCTCCCGACTCCTTGAGGGGAGGGATATTCCCCTGGCGTTGGTCGACGGCTACCTCCATCTCGACCGCTACAGTGGCACCGGCTCGATCACCGATGGTCACCGGAGCACGAAATTGCTCACCCTGACCATCGCCGGTGGCCCCGCCCCCGAGCCGGTGCCCGAGCCCGCCACCGTCCTCACATTCGTTGCCCTCATCGGTGGCCTCGCCTACCGTCGCTTCAACAGCCCGGCGAGCCCGGCACCGGATTGCTGA
- a CDS encoding DUF1559 domain-containing protein produces MRRNAFTLIELLVVISIIAVLIALLLPAVQSAREAARRIQCTNNLKQMGLAVHNYESTVGGLPPTLCITGVGTTVTWTNSFGPHARVLPYLEQGNIFNTTNFTVDMQSPPNTTVLAQVIGTLICPSEIKPNTRPLADGTRYGISNYGYVTGDWYVWGGLGSTRQNRGAFGVNLSRGWSSFQDGTSNTLLMSEGKAFFDYIRDCGTLANINNPDIIPPPNADPYTVAPEYLSGCALRPQEGRTQWFESGSHHNGITTAWPPNKVIPGGPNRVYPDSDLNGSREKLGRPSYAASTARSFHPGGVNTLFGDGSVKFVKSTIDGMIWRSLGTVAGGEIVSADAF; encoded by the coding sequence ATGCGTCGAAACGCATTCACGCTCATCGAGCTTTTGGTGGTCATCTCGATCATCGCCGTGCTCATCGCCCTCTTGCTCCCCGCCGTGCAGAGCGCCCGCGAGGCCGCCAGGCGCATCCAGTGCACGAATAACCTCAAGCAGATGGGGTTGGCCGTCCACAACTATGAGTCGACCGTCGGCGGTCTGCCCCCCACGCTCTGCATCACTGGGGTCGGCACGACCGTTACCTGGACGAACAGCTTCGGGCCGCACGCGCGGGTACTCCCCTATCTGGAACAGGGGAACATCTTCAACACCACCAACTTCACCGTTGATATGCAGTCGCCCCCCAACACCACGGTGCTGGCTCAGGTGATCGGCACGCTCATCTGCCCCAGCGAGATCAAGCCCAACACCAGGCCCCTGGCCGACGGCACGCGTTATGGCATCTCCAACTATGGCTACGTCACCGGCGACTGGTACGTCTGGGGCGGCCTGGGCAGCACCCGCCAGAACCGGGGCGCCTTTGGCGTCAACCTCTCGCGCGGCTGGTCGAGCTTCCAGGATGGCACCTCGAACACGTTGCTGATGAGCGAGGGAAAAGCCTTCTTCGACTACATCCGCGACTGCGGCACGCTCGCCAACATCAACAACCCCGACATCATCCCGCCGCCCAACGCCGACCCCTACACCGTCGCCCCCGAATACCTCTCCGGTTGCGCCCTGCGGCCGCAGGAGGGGCGCACCCAGTGGTTCGAGTCGGGCTCGCACCACAACGGGATCACCACCGCATGGCCCCCCAACAAGGTCATCCCCGGCGGCCCCAACCGCGTCTACCCCGACAGCGACCTCAATGGCAGCCGAGAGAAGCTTGGCAGGCCCAGCTATGCCGCGTCCACCGCGCGAAGCTTCCACCCCGGTGGCGTCAACACGCTCTTCGGCGATGGATCCGTCAAATTTGTGAAATCCACCATTGATGGCATGATATGGCGTTCGCTCGGCACAGTCGCCGGCGGCGAGATCGTCTCGGCCGACGCATTCTGA
- a CDS encoding PEP-CTERM sorting domain-containing protein, which yields MPRRTPSLLAAALVALATVAASAPARADLVTVLTATVSDAGGGASLYLYTLSNEPDSTLPVVQFDLAVDATADLQDITGPAGWAFDYTAGATTVSFFLDTADGILPGTSAEFSFTSLLGPVLSDYAITGAAPPIIGVNSGSILAPGTSTVVPEPATLALLGLGLAGLAAARSRIR from the coding sequence ATGCCCAGACGCACGCCCAGCCTCCTCGCCGCCGCACTCGTCGCGCTCGCCACAGTCGCGGCCTCCGCTCCGGCCAGGGCCGACCTCGTCACCGTGCTCACGGCCACCGTCAGCGACGCCGGCGGGGGCGCCTCGCTCTACCTGTACACCCTGAGCAACGAGCCGGACAGCACCCTGCCCGTCGTCCAGTTCGACCTCGCCGTCGACGCCACCGCCGACCTCCAGGACATCACCGGCCCCGCCGGCTGGGCCTTCGACTACACCGCGGGCGCCACCACCGTCTCCTTCTTCCTCGACACCGCCGACGGGATCCTCCCCGGCACCTCCGCCGAGTTCTCCTTCACCAGCCTCCTGGGCCCGGTCCTGTCCGACTACGCCATCACCGGCGCCGCCCCCCCCATCATCGGCGTCAACTCAGGCAGCATCCTCGCCCCCGGAACTTCCACCGTCGTCCCCGAGCCCGCCACCCTGGCCCTCCTCGGCCTGGGCCTGGCCGGCCTCGCCGCCGCGCGATCGCGCATCCGTTAA